The DNA sequence GTTGTTCGGGTGCACGTCGTAGCTGGTCGATTTCATCAGTACTTCGCGGACTTTCGGCCCGCTGAGTTCCAGCAGGGTCTGGCCGCCGCTGACGTTGATCACAGCGATATGCTGGCCGGCCAGCGCTTTGCGCAGCTTGTTCTCCACGGCCACTTCCTGGCCGCCGGGGACGATCAGCAGCCACTCGTCCGGGCCCATCCATTGCAACGACATTTCATCGTTGGCAACCACGGTCAGGGCTACGGGCAGTTCCAGGCCCAGTGCCTTGAACACGCCGCCGGCGAAGGCCTGGTCGTGGCCGTTGCCGCGCAGGGTCAGGTGGCCGAGCAGTTTTTTCTCGCGCAGGGTGACACCTGCGTTCTTGCGGCCCTTGCCGACCAGGCTGGCCAGGTCGGCATGCGCCAGTGGCGATTCGGCCTTGGCCCCGTTGGTGGGGCGTTGTTGGTAGACGTTGACTGTGGTCATTGGACACCTGCCTAGAATTCTTCTTGATAACAACACGATCCTGTAGCCGCTGGCGCAGCCTGCGCTCGCCTGCAACGCAGGCGCACGATCTTCAGATCGCCGGGGGAGCCCCTGCGGGACTCCAGCGCAGCCTGCGGCAGCGGCTACATGGACCGTGAACGGCTACACGTTCTGCTGTTCGCCTTTAGGGTCGAAGAACACCGAGGAGCAAATCTCGGCCTCGATCACGCTGCCATCGGCCAGCGGTGCGAACACACGTTCACCCATGCGCTTGAGACCACCCTTGACCACACCGAGCGCAAACGAATAACCCAACGTGGAGCTCATGTAGCTGGACGTCACATGACCGACCATGCTCATCGGGATCGCTTGGCGAGTGTCGAACACCAGCTGCGCGCCTTCAGGCAGTAACTTGGTCGGGTCGACCGGCTTGAGGCCGACCAGCTGCTTGCGGTTCTCGCGCACGCAGTCTTCGCGATTCATGCCGCGCCAGCCGATCCAGGAGAACGGTTTGGTGCGACCGACACACCAGCCCATGTTCAGGTCGTCCGGGGTCATCGAACTGTCGGTGTCCTGACCGACGATGATGAAGCCCTTCTCGGCCCGCAGTACGTGCATGGTTTCGGTGCCGTACGGGGTCAGGTTGTACTTCTTGCCCGCCTCGGCGATCTTTTCCAGCACACCCATGGCGTAGTCGGCCTGGACGTTCACTTCATAGGACAGCTCACCGGTAAAGGAGATGCGGAACACCCGCGCCGGTACGCCACCGACCTGACCTTCTTTCCAGGTCATGAACGGGAAAGCGTCCTTGTCCAGGTTGATATCGGTCACTTCACTGAGCAGCT is a window from the Pseudomonas sp. LS1212 genome containing:
- a CDS encoding sarcosine oxidase subunit gamma, producing the protein MTTVNVYQQRPTNGAKAESPLAHADLASLVGKGRKNAGVTLREKKLLGHLTLRGNGHDQAFAGGVFKALGLELPVALTVVANDEMSLQWMGPDEWLLIVPGGQEVAVENKLRKALAGQHIAVINVSGGQTLLELSGPKVREVLMKSTSYDVHPNNFPVGKAVGTVFAKSQLVIRRTGDETWELLIRRSFSDYWWLWLQDAAAEFGLNVIA